Proteins encoded by one window of Porphyrobacter sp. YT40:
- a CDS encoding glycoside hydrolase family 3 N-terminal domain-containing protein, translated as MAASALAPAAAQETAGERETTVASSDPGAERQSPDLEALVAQMTMREKIGQLVQRMGGRSKALNSRLGPDELEKVRRGEVGSYLHVAGAEPLRELQRVAVEEGRLGIPLLFAMDVVHGYRTIFPVPLAMAASWDPAAVREHAAVAARESSAAGLHWTFAPMVDIARDPRWGRIVEGAGEDAYLGSRMAEAQVRGFQGDSLSAPDTIMAGTKHFGAYGAAEGGRDYAGAEVGERAIQEVYLPPFRAAAEAGSASYMTAFNAVDGVPTTGNAALLRSLLRGEWGWDGLLLSDWRAIEELLAHGVAAGRADAAALALKASVDMDMVADVYADDLEAAIAADPALEALLDQAVLRILAAKRDLGLFDNPYKYHDAAREAAVMLAPEHRAAARRIAERSIVLLKNGTGTLPLARDAGRIALIGALADDPLSQLGSWRARGQVEDVVTLRAALEAAHRDVTYVPGADSRSDDAEGIAAAVAAARDADVIVLAIGEDYDWSGEARSRSSLELPGRQMELFEALEATGKPLVVVLMGGRPLAIPAIAERADAVLATWLLGIEAGPAIVRTLMGDNNPGGKLPVSFPRATGQVPVHYDHLPSGRPADPDLAKDTARYMDLPITPLYAFGHGLSYTRFDYGALALSQPRIAADGGSVTATVPVTNTGPRAGDEVVQLYMRDPVASVSRPVRQLRGFARVTLQPGETREVAFTLSSAQFALWSQAGEWLIEPGTIEVMIGSASDDIRARAVVEVVGSATGRIAPAAIATPVTIAGNR; from the coding sequence GTGGCCGCGTCGGCCCTCGCGCCTGCGGCGGCGCAGGAGACAGCGGGGGAGCGCGAAACGACCGTCGCCAGCTCGGACCCCGGCGCAGAGCGCCAGTCTCCCGATCTCGAGGCGCTGGTCGCGCAAATGACCATGCGGGAGAAGATCGGGCAGCTGGTGCAGCGCATGGGCGGGCGGTCCAAGGCGCTCAATTCGCGGCTGGGGCCCGATGAGCTGGAAAAAGTCCGCCGCGGCGAAGTCGGCTCCTATCTTCATGTCGCGGGCGCAGAGCCCTTGCGGGAACTGCAGCGGGTCGCCGTCGAAGAGGGCAGGCTGGGAATCCCGCTGCTGTTCGCGATGGATGTGGTTCACGGCTACCGCACGATCTTCCCCGTTCCGCTGGCGATGGCGGCAAGCTGGGACCCGGCAGCGGTGCGCGAACACGCCGCCGTCGCCGCGCGCGAATCCAGTGCCGCCGGGCTGCACTGGACCTTCGCACCAATGGTCGACATCGCCCGCGATCCGCGCTGGGGCCGGATCGTCGAAGGCGCAGGCGAGGACGCCTATCTCGGCAGCCGGATGGCCGAAGCGCAGGTTCGCGGATTTCAGGGCGACAGCCTTTCCGCACCCGACACGATCATGGCCGGAACCAAGCATTTCGGTGCCTATGGCGCAGCCGAGGGCGGGCGCGACTATGCCGGGGCCGAGGTCGGGGAGCGGGCGATACAGGAGGTCTATCTGCCGCCCTTTCGCGCCGCTGCCGAAGCGGGCTCGGCAAGCTACATGACCGCCTTCAACGCGGTCGATGGCGTTCCGACGACAGGCAATGCGGCGCTGCTGCGGTCTCTCCTTCGCGGGGAGTGGGGCTGGGACGGGCTGCTGCTGTCCGATTGGCGCGCGATCGAGGAATTGCTGGCGCATGGCGTTGCGGCAGGCCGCGCGGATGCCGCAGCGCTGGCGCTGAAGGCCAGCGTCGACATGGACATGGTGGCCGACGTTTATGCCGACGATCTGGAAGCCGCGATTGCCGCCGACCCTGCGCTCGAGGCGCTGCTCGACCAGGCGGTGCTGCGCATCCTCGCCGCCAAGCGCGATCTCGGGCTGTTCGATAATCCCTACAAGTACCACGATGCGGCGCGCGAAGCCGCCGTCATGCTCGCGCCCGAACACCGCGCGGCTGCGCGCAGGATCGCCGAAAGGTCGATCGTGCTGCTCAAGAACGGCACCGGCACGCTCCCGCTCGCGCGCGATGCGGGACGGATCGCGCTGATCGGCGCGCTGGCGGACGATCCGCTCTCGCAGCTCGGATCGTGGCGGGCCCGCGGGCAGGTGGAAGATGTGGTGACCTTGCGCGCCGCGCTCGAAGCCGCGCACCGCGACGTGACCTATGTGCCGGGCGCCGACAGCCGATCGGACGATGCGGAGGGCATCGCAGCGGCCGTGGCGGCAGCGCGCGATGCGGATGTGATCGTGCTGGCGATCGGCGAGGATTACGACTGGTCGGGAGAGGCTCGCAGCCGTTCCTCGCTCGAACTGCCCGGCCGCCAGATGGAGCTGTTCGAAGCGCTGGAAGCCACCGGCAAGCCGCTGGTGGTGGTGCTGATGGGCGGTCGCCCGCTCGCCATCCCCGCCATCGCCGAGCGCGCCGACGCGGTGCTCGCGACCTGGCTCCTGGGGATCGAGGCCGGGCCCGCGATCGTGCGCACATTGATGGGAGACAACAATCCGGGCGGGAAGCTGCCCGTGAGCTTTCCCCGCGCCACCGGGCAGGTGCCGGTCCATTATGACCATTTGCCCAGCGGTCGTCCGGCCGATCCCGACCTTGCCAAGGACACCGCGCGCTACATGGATCTGCCGATCACGCCGCTTTACGCCTTCGGCCACGGTCTCAGCTACACGCGGTTCGATTACGGCGCGCTCGCCCTGTCGCAGCCGCGCATTGCGGCAGATGGCGGCAGCGTCACCGCGACTGTCCCCGTCACCAACACCGGCCCGCGCGCAGGCGACGAGGTGGTGCAGCTTTACATGCGCGATCCCGTGGCGAGCGTTTCGCGGCCCGTCCGGCAATTGCGCGGCTTCGCCCGCGTGACCTTGCAGCCCGGAGAGACACGCGAGGTCGCCTTCACCCTTTCGTCCGCCCAATTCGCGCTGTGGAGCCAAGCAGGAGAATGGCTGATCGAGCCGGGCACTATCGAAGTGATGATCGGAAGCGCATCGGACGATATTCGGGCGCGTGCGGTTGTCGAAGTGGTGGGGTCTGCCACGGGCCGCATCGCGCCTGCCGCTATCGCCACGCCTGTCACGATCGCGGGCAACCGGTAA
- a CDS encoding DASS family sodium-coupled anion symporter, with protein MTSRRIGPRLFGLFLGPVALALTALTAPPAGMAGGAWLVAGLVAWMAAWWMTEAVPLAVTAMLPFVVLPLAGVASAEATAADYYSPILFLLLGGAFIALAIERTGLHRRLSLAILRLVGTGGGAARLLLAFMIAAALLSMVISNTSTALIMMPMALAVLEGGRREEDGGEPQDGLAGALPMGIAFAASIGGLGTIVGSPTNAIAVGLLDEIAGVRITFAQWSLYGVPLVLLAVPLAAGIIARVQKVAEHPFDLAAARAAMTGKPVWSPPEMRVALLVGLTFLAWVTQPLVAPMLPKGAWGDGTIAVIAALALFLLPDGTGRPLLIWPEAERAPWSVIFMFGGGLALAGGMQASGLADWIGQALLPLAGWPLIAVALAVVALVIVVTEFASNVATATGIMPVVAALVVALGADPVLLALPAALASSWGFMLPAGTGPNAIAWATGRIRIESMVRAGLLIDLAGVVLIVGVVWGIASLV; from the coding sequence ATGACATCACGGCGGATCGGCCCGCGCCTGTTCGGCCTGTTTCTCGGCCCGGTGGCGCTGGCATTGACCGCGCTGACCGCGCCGCCTGCCGGGATGGCGGGCGGGGCGTGGCTGGTCGCGGGGCTGGTCGCCTGGATGGCGGCGTGGTGGATGACCGAGGCGGTGCCGCTGGCGGTAACGGCGATGCTGCCCTTTGTCGTCCTGCCGCTCGCCGGGGTCGCCAGCGCCGAGGCGACGGCGGCGGATTACTATTCTCCGATCCTGTTCCTGTTGCTGGGCGGAGCCTTCATCGCGCTGGCGATTGAGCGCACCGGGCTGCACCGCCGCTTGAGCCTCGCGATCCTGCGGCTGGTGGGCACCGGCGGCGGCGCAGCGCGGCTGCTGCTTGCCTTCATGATCGCCGCGGCGCTGCTTTCGATGGTGATCTCCAACACTTCGACCGCGCTGATCATGATGCCGATGGCGCTGGCGGTGCTGGAAGGGGGCCGCCGCGAGGAGGACGGGGGCGAGCCGCAGGACGGCCTCGCGGGCGCTTTGCCGATGGGAATTGCCTTTGCTGCCAGCATCGGCGGGCTCGGCACGATCGTCGGCTCGCCCACCAATGCCATCGCGGTCGGCCTGCTCGACGAGATTGCCGGGGTGCGGATCACCTTTGCGCAATGGTCGCTCTACGGCGTGCCGCTGGTGCTGCTGGCGGTGCCGCTGGCGGCGGGGATCATCGCGCGGGTGCAGAAGGTGGCCGAACACCCCTTCGATCTCGCCGCCGCCCGCGCCGCGATGACCGGGAAACCCGTATGGAGTCCGCCCGAGATGCGGGTCGCGCTGCTGGTGGGGCTGACCTTTCTTGCGTGGGTCACGCAGCCGCTGGTGGCTCCGATGCTGCCCAAGGGCGCATGGGGCGACGGGACGATCGCGGTGATCGCCGCGCTCGCGCTGTTCCTGCTGCCCGACGGCACCGGACGCCCGCTGCTGATCTGGCCAGAGGCCGAGCGCGCGCCGTGGAGCGTGATCTTCATGTTCGGCGGGGGCCTCGCGCTGGCGGGCGGGATGCAGGCCTCGGGCCTCGCCGACTGGATCGGGCAGGCGCTGCTGCCGCTCGCGGGCTGGCCGCTGATCGCCGTCGCGCTGGCCGTGGTGGCGCTGGTGATCGTGGTAACCGAATTTGCCAGCAATGTCGCCACCGCGACCGGGATCATGCCGGTGGTGGCCGCGCTGGTGGTGGCGCTGGGGGCCGATCCGGTGCTGCTCGCGCTGCCGGCGGCGCTGGCATCGAGCTGGGGCTTCATGCTCCCCGCAGGCACCGGGCCCAACGCCATCGCATGGGCGACGGGCCGTATCCGCATCGAATCGATGGTGCGGGCAGGCCTCCTGATCGACCTCGCAGGTGTGGTGCTGATCGTCGGCGTGGTGTGGGGAATTGCGTCGCTCGTGTGA
- a CDS encoding MFS transporter has protein sequence MARPHPSDDAPNPSASASPEKPKGRYRWGICALLFFVITINYIDRQIIGVLKPVIEDDLGWSEVDYGNIVTAFQASYGIGLLVVGRWLDRVGTRKGMAIAIVLWSLAAALHGAVSSVLAFICARITLGLAESAAYPGAVKSVAEWFPKRERALGVGFLNAGANLAVLFTPVIAIGVAGLYGWRAAFLVAGALGFVVLAAWLAFFRQPADHAKVTDEERRWINQDGEDEAGEPLGWKDAIRQRQTWFFICGKFFTDPVWYLFLFWLPDFLAKTQGMELFPKSGSGILSTMGPALIGVYLLADIGSIAGGVAVLASGGPRLDHQPGAQDHAVRRSAVRLADGDCRQRSRTLDGGVADRAGDGGASSVQLEHLHHDRRHVSAARRGDGGGDGRRGGCGRRHPDRTGNRLDAGADRFLRADRDLCGAGLHDRLCRHPAAGAEDGTGADAVSPARRVHARRGLRTAEQESTWPPHRYHVGSVSVP, from the coding sequence ATGGCGCGCCCGCATCCCTCGGACGACGCGCCGAACCCGTCCGCGTCCGCATCGCCGGAAAAGCCCAAGGGCCGCTATCGCTGGGGCATCTGCGCGCTGCTGTTCTTCGTCATCACCATCAATTACATCGACCGCCAGATCATCGGGGTGCTCAAGCCGGTGATCGAGGACGACCTCGGCTGGAGCGAGGTCGATTACGGCAATATCGTCACCGCCTTTCAGGCCAGCTACGGGATCGGGCTGCTGGTGGTGGGGCGCTGGCTCGACCGCGTCGGCACCCGCAAGGGCATGGCCATCGCCATCGTCCTGTGGAGCCTTGCCGCCGCCCTGCATGGCGCTGTCAGCAGCGTGCTGGCCTTCATCTGCGCCCGCATCACTCTGGGTCTGGCGGAAAGCGCGGCCTATCCCGGTGCGGTCAAGTCGGTCGCCGAGTGGTTTCCCAAGCGCGAGCGGGCGCTGGGCGTCGGCTTTCTCAACGCGGGGGCCAATCTCGCGGTGCTGTTCACGCCCGTGATCGCCATAGGGGTGGCCGGGCTCTACGGCTGGCGCGCGGCCTTTCTTGTGGCAGGCGCGCTTGGCTTCGTGGTGCTGGCGGCGTGGCTGGCCTTCTTTCGCCAGCCCGCCGATCACGCAAAGGTGACCGATGAAGAGCGTCGCTGGATCAATCAGGACGGCGAGGACGAGGCGGGAGAGCCGCTCGGCTGGAAGGATGCGATCCGCCAGCGCCAGACGTGGTTCTTCATCTGCGGCAAGTTCTTTACCGATCCGGTGTGGTACCTGTTTCTGTTCTGGCTGCCCGATTTTCTCGCCAAGACGCAAGGGATGGAGCTGTTTCCGAAGAGCGGCAGCGGAATACTTTCGACGATGGGGCCGGCACTGATCGGTGTCTATCTGCTCGCCGATATCGGTTCGATTGCAGGGGGGGTGGCTGTCCTCGCATCTGGTGGGCCGCGGCTGGACCATCAACCGGGCGCGCAAGACCACGCTGTTCGTCGCAGCGCTGTTCGCCTTGCCGATGGTGACTGTCGCCAGCGTTCCCGAACCCTGGATGGCGGTGTTGCTGATCGGGCTGGGGACGGCGGCGCATCAAGCGTTCAGCTCGAACATCTTCACCATGATCGCCGACATGTATCCGCGGCGCGCCGTGGCGACGGTGGCGGGGATGGGCGGCGCGGCGGGTGCGGTCGGAGGCATCCTGATCGCACAGGCAACCGGCTGGACGCTGGAGCTGACCGGTTCCTACGTGCCGATCGTGATCTATGCGGGGCTGGGCTACATGATCGCCTTTGTCGCCATCCAGCTGCTGGTGCCGAAGATGGCACCGGCGCGGATGCGGTGAGCCCGGCGCGCCGGGTTCACGCTCGCCGGGGTCTGCGGACTGCGGAGCAAGAGTCCACATGGCCGCCTCATCGCTACCACGTCGGTTCAGTGTCGGTCCCATGA
- a CDS encoding SDR family NAD(P)-dependent oxidoreductase, with amino-acid sequence MTDSRKPVFLVIGAGAGIGGNAAMRFAAGGYHAVLARRSDEAGLARMVAEIEAAGGSATGTLLNAAEDGSIEELVERTEAEIGPIHAALYNLGAQIGNRALYDTPHRIFELGWRLGTYGVFRLAHALFPHMVARARDGGPHGTLLVTSATAAVRGNAGQHSHAAAMGGRRMLCQTLNAEFAAQGVHVAHVIVDGPVDAPDTLGKLLGEKFDAFKAGKGADGVIDPAALAETYWHLAHQPPNCWSHEVDVRPWTDVPWWNDNPDPQIDSRGKGFAGPRTD; translated from the coding sequence ATGACCGACAGCCGCAAGCCCGTGTTCCTCGTAATCGGCGCAGGGGCCGGGATCGGCGGCAACGCCGCAATGCGCTTTGCCGCCGGGGGCTATCACGCGGTGCTGGCGCGCCGCTCGGACGAGGCGGGCCTCGCGCGGATGGTCGCCGAGATCGAGGCGGCGGGCGGCAGCGCCACCGGCACGCTCCTCAACGCCGCCGAGGATGGCAGCATCGAGGAACTGGTCGAGCGCACCGAGGCCGAGATCGGCCCGATCCATGCCGCGCTCTACAACCTCGGCGCGCAGATCGGAAACCGTGCGCTCTACGATACGCCGCACCGCATTTTCGAACTCGGCTGGCGGCTGGGCACCTATGGCGTGTTCCGGCTCGCCCATGCGCTGTTCCCGCACATGGTGGCGCGCGCACGTGATGGCGGTCCGCACGGCACTCTGCTCGTCACCTCGGCGACGGCGGCGGTGCGCGGCAATGCCGGGCAGCACAGCCATGCGGCGGCGATGGGCGGGCGGCGGATGCTGTGCCAGACCTTGAACGCGGAATTCGCCGCCCAGGGCGTGCATGTCGCCCACGTAATTGTCGACGGCCCGGTGGATGCGCCCGATACCCTCGGCAAGCTGCTCGGCGAGAAGTTCGATGCTTTCAAGGCGGGCAAGGGCGCAGACGGCGTGATCGATCCGGCGGCGCTGGCCGAGACCTATTGGCACCTCGCACACCAGCCGCCCAATTGCTGGAGCCACGAGGTCGATGTTCGTCCGTGGACCGATGTTCCCTGGTGGAACGACAACCCGGATCCCCAGATCGACAGCCGCGGCAAGGGCTTCGCCGGCCCGCGCACCGATTGA
- a CDS encoding cystathionine gamma-synthase family protein, with translation MTDAVDAVETPTPRRKPKPAKRAIGGRPLKPSTLMMGHGYDPVLSEGSLKAPIFLTSTFAFESAAAGKRHFEGITGLREGGAEGLVYSRFNGPNQEILEDRLAVWDGAEDALTFSSGMTAICILMMAYASANDVIVHSGPLYAASEGFVAKVLSRFGVTYVDFPAGATREELDAVLAKAKAQADEQGGKVAMIYLESPANPTNALVDVEAVRDARDAHLADTPIAIDNTFLGPLWSRPLEHGADIVAYSLTKYVGGHSDLVAGSIAGAKKWIAPVRALRNTMGGIVDPNTAWMLLRSLETVELRMQRAGENAAKVCDFLRSHRKVEGLGYLGFIEDARQKDIYDRHCLGAGSTFSVFIKGGEAECFRFLDKLTIAKLAVSLGGTETLASHPASMTHLSVPQARKDMLGITDNLVRISVGIEDADDLIADFAQALETV, from the coding sequence ATGACCGACGCCGTCGACGCTGTCGAAACCCCCACCCCCCGCCGCAAGCCCAAGCCCGCCAAGCGCGCAATCGGCGGCCGCCCGCTGAAGCCTTCGACCCTGATGATGGGCCACGGCTATGACCCGGTGCTGTCCGAAGGTTCGCTGAAGGCGCCGATCTTCCTCACCAGCACCTTTGCCTTCGAGAGCGCGGCCGCGGGCAAGCGTCACTTCGAAGGTATTACCGGCCTTCGCGAAGGCGGGGCTGAGGGCCTCGTCTATTCGCGCTTCAACGGGCCCAATCAGGAAATTCTCGAAGACCGGCTTGCCGTGTGGGACGGGGCCGAGGACGCGCTGACCTTCTCCAGCGGCATGACCGCGATCTGCATCCTCATGATGGCCTATGCCAGCGCCAATGACGTGATTGTCCATTCCGGCCCGCTCTATGCGGCGAGCGAGGGCTTCGTCGCCAAGGTGCTGAGCCGCTTCGGCGTCACCTATGTCGATTTCCCCGCCGGTGCGACCCGCGAGGAACTGGACGCGGTGCTGGCCAAAGCCAAGGCGCAGGCGGACGAGCAGGGCGGCAAGGTGGCCATGATCTACCTCGAAAGCCCCGCCAACCCCACCAATGCGTTGGTCGATGTCGAGGCGGTGCGCGATGCGCGCGACGCCCACCTCGCGGATACCCCCATCGCGATCGACAACACCTTCCTCGGCCCCCTGTGGTCGCGCCCGCTGGAGCATGGCGCGGACATCGTCGCCTATTCGCTGACAAAGTATGTCGGCGGGCACTCAGACCTCGTTGCAGGCTCGATCGCCGGCGCGAAAAAGTGGATCGCGCCTGTGCGCGCGCTGCGCAACACGATGGGCGGGATCGTCGATCCAAACACCGCGTGGATGCTGCTGCGGAGCCTCGAAACCGTGGAGCTGCGGATGCAGCGCGCGGGCGAGAACGCCGCGAAGGTCTGCGATTTCCTGCGCAGCCACCGCAAGGTCGAAGGGTTGGGCTATCTCGGCTTCATCGAGGACGCGCGTCAGAAAGACATCTACGACCGGCATTGTCTGGGCGCGGGCTCGACCTTCTCGGTCTTCATCAAGGGCGGCGAGGCGGAGTGCTTCCGCTTTCTCGACAAGCTCACCATCGCCAAGCTTGCGGTGAGCCTCGGCGGGACGGAAACGCTGGCGAGCCACCCGGCTTCGATGACCCATCTCTCTGTGCCGCAGGCGCGCAAGGACATGCTCGGGATCACCGATAACCTCGTGCGCATCAGCGTCGGGATCGAGGATGCCGACGACCTGATCGCCGATTTCGCGCAGGCGCTCGAGACGGTTTGA
- a CDS encoding DUF547 domain-containing protein, with protein MLSKVAVALIAGSCIAMPVMAAEETTTAPDQAEGAQPPAAPYVPASATTDTRPSLSEDRLAIFTPSSDPIRHTIDYEIWDYALKNILISMGPSDRQGAPRPEALTSSRIKHGPQSRYRLEGSMVLFRFFDDDVIASFAEYRRDLEHVADTLDISTLPRNEQLAFWINLHNVALMEQIARDWPVRQPRDIDLDGVPLDEAKFITLRGIPVSLRDIREKIVFRHWKDPKVIYGFWRGEIGGPQLQSYAFTGANVGSLLDIAGADFVNSLRGTQKRGDRLDVAQLYAEVAPFYFPDFQTDLRAHLTDFADAPVLELLARTGELRPAISEPDIADLHGGARPPAYMAVQTPGCPSAWGDAACSVITARKLKLEAMERKGQPTGRVFFSNIDLPGDPPNKNAVE; from the coding sequence ATGTTGTCGAAAGTCGCGGTCGCGCTGATCGCCGGATCGTGCATCGCCATGCCGGTCATGGCCGCGGAAGAGACCACTACCGCGCCTGATCAAGCCGAAGGGGCACAGCCGCCCGCCGCGCCCTACGTCCCCGCGTCTGCCACCACCGATACCAGGCCATCGCTGTCGGAGGATCGGCTCGCGATCTTCACCCCCTCCAGCGATCCGATCCGCCACACGATCGACTACGAAATCTGGGATTACGCGCTCAAGAACATCCTCATCTCGATGGGCCCCTCGGACCGGCAGGGCGCGCCGCGACCGGAAGCGCTGACTTCCAGCCGCATCAAGCATGGGCCGCAGTCGCGATATCGGCTGGAAGGGTCGATGGTGCTGTTCCGCTTTTTCGACGACGACGTGATCGCCAGCTTCGCCGAATACCGGCGAGACCTCGAGCATGTGGCCGATACGCTCGACATCTCCACCCTTCCGCGCAACGAGCAGCTCGCCTTCTGGATCAACCTCCACAATGTCGCCCTGATGGAGCAGATCGCCCGCGACTGGCCGGTGCGCCAGCCGCGCGATATCGACCTGGACGGAGTGCCGCTCGACGAGGCGAAGTTCATCACCTTGCGCGGCATCCCGGTGTCCTTGCGCGATATCCGCGAAAAGATCGTCTTCCGTCACTGGAAGGACCCCAAGGTCATCTATGGCTTCTGGCGCGGCGAGATCGGTGGGCCCCAGCTCCAGTCCTATGCCTTCACCGGCGCCAATGTCGGCTCGCTGCTGGACATCGCGGGGGCGGACTTCGTCAATTCCCTGCGGGGCACGCAGAAGCGCGGGGACCGGCTGGATGTCGCGCAGCTCTATGCCGAGGTTGCGCCCTTCTATTTCCCCGATTTCCAGACCGACCTGCGCGCCCATCTGACCGACTTCGCCGACGCGCCCGTGCTGGAACTGCTGGCCAGAACCGGCGAGCTCCGCCCGGCGATCAGCGAGCCGGACATCGCCGATCTCCACGGCGGCGCACGTCCGCCCGCCTATATGGCGGTTCAGACCCCCGGCTGTCCTTCCGCATGGGGCGATGCAGCGTGCAGCGTGATCACGGCGCGCAAGCTGAAGTTGGAGGCGATGGAGCGCAAAGGCCAACCGACCGGGCGGGTGTTCTTCTCCAACATCGACCTGCCCGGCGATCCGCCCAACAAGAACGCGGTGGAATAA
- a CDS encoding peptidylprolyl isomerase, which produces MRTALLAAAAALALALPASAQEEPKGAPAPSEIVAAAPQADWVAIPAEDLLVMTLAPDAEGKPRQVVIQLMPAPFSQGWVHNIRLFARAKWYDGISVNRVQDNYVTQWGDPNYDNPEATGKAKPLPEGLKVMGEAEYISTGIHRMIQKSGYSSDLISDPYSAYTFMFRGWPIATDDRVMGAWPTHCYGMVGVGRNYSPDTGSGAELYTVIGHAPRHLDRNIALVGRVIEGMQHLSSLPRGSGALGFYTAEESAKRTPILTVRVASDLPAAEQPAFEYLSTESETFATYAEAVANRRDPFFIAPAGGADICNIRVPVRRVAGAE; this is translated from the coding sequence ATGAGAACCGCACTCCTTGCCGCTGCGGCGGCCCTCGCCCTTGCCCTCCCCGCTTCGGCTCAGGAGGAGCCCAAGGGCGCACCCGCGCCTTCGGAAATCGTCGCCGCCGCGCCCCAGGCGGACTGGGTGGCGATCCCGGCGGAAGACCTGCTGGTGATGACCCTCGCGCCGGATGCCGAGGGCAAGCCGCGGCAGGTGGTGATCCAGCTGATGCCCGCACCCTTCAGCCAAGGCTGGGTCCACAACATCAGGCTGTTCGCGCGCGCCAAGTGGTATGACGGCATCTCGGTCAACCGGGTGCAGGACAATTACGTCACCCAGTGGGGCGATCCCAATTACGACAACCCCGAAGCAACGGGGAAGGCGAAGCCGCTGCCCGAGGGGCTGAAGGTGATGGGGGAGGCGGAGTACATCTCCACCGGCATCCATCGCATGATACAGAAATCAGGATACTCGAGCGACCTCATTTCCGATCCTTACTCCGCTTATACTTTCATGTTTCGCGGATGGCCGATTGCGACCGACGACAGGGTCATGGGGGCATGGCCGACCCACTGCTACGGCATGGTCGGCGTCGGCCGGAACTACTCCCCCGACACCGGCTCGGGCGCGGAACTCTACACAGTGATCGGCCATGCGCCGCGCCATCTCGATCGCAATATCGCGCTGGTCGGACGGGTGATCGAGGGGATGCAGCATCTCTCCAGCCTGCCGCGCGGATCGGGGGCGCTGGGGTTCTACACCGCCGAGGAAAGCGCCAAGCGCACGCCGATTCTGACGGTGCGGGTGGCGAGTGATCTGCCCGCCGCCGAGCAGCCGGCCTTCGAATACCTCTCGACCGAAAGCGAGACCTTCGCGACATATGCCGAAGCCGTCGCCAACCGCCGCGATCCCTTCTTCATCGCGCCCGCTGGCGGCGCGGACATCTGCAACATCCGCGTGCCGGTGCGGCGCGTGGCTGGCGCGGAATAG
- a CDS encoding DUF547 domain-containing protein has product MRSRLARLLLTAAVLTLPGLAAAEAPATRRQSDTRDRHYVPAMARSEGQLSLSDSRLAIFTPTSDPIRHTIDYEVWDYALKNILVAMGPSNRQGMRRPDPPIGSRRAQGPQSRYRLEGSMVLFRFFDKDVIDSFTEYREDLERVAGTLDISALPRNEQLAFWLNLHNVAMMEMIAKEWPVREPREIKVGGVPLDDAKFITLRGIPVSLRDIREEIVFRNWINPKVIYGFWRGEIGGPELQRHAFTGDNVGSLLDVAAADFVNSLRGTQMRGDRLEVASLYAEVAPFYFGDFEGDLRRHLAEFAEGPTVDMLAGTREVSATISEHDIADLHGGARPPNYLFAASAPGAMDDPLVGCKEEIGFAACELMQARETKLRNMERRGERTGRVFVSNISLPGDPPNQNAVE; this is encoded by the coding sequence ATGCGTTCGAGGCTTGCACGACTGCTGTTGACCGCCGCCGTTCTGACCCTGCCCGGATTGGCAGCGGCGGAAGCTCCAGCGACGCGGCGACAGTCCGATACCCGAGATCGCCATTACGTGCCCGCGATGGCCCGGTCCGAGGGCCAACTGTCGCTGTCAGATAGTCGGCTGGCGATCTTCACACCCACCAGCGATCCGATCCGCCACACGATCGATTACGAGGTCTGGGATTACGCGCTCAAGAACATTCTCGTGGCGATGGGCCCGTCCAACCGGCAGGGGATGCGCCGTCCCGATCCGCCGATCGGGTCGCGCCGCGCGCAAGGGCCGCAGTCGCGTTACCGGCTGGAAGGCTCGATGGTTCTGTTCCGCTTTTTCGACAAGGACGTGATCGACAGCTTCACCGAGTACCGCGAGGATCTGGAGCGGGTGGCCGGCACGCTGGACATTTCGGCGCTGCCGCGCAACGAGCAGTTGGCCTTCTGGCTCAACCTCCACAACGTCGCGATGATGGAGATGATCGCGAAGGAATGGCCGGTGCGCGAGCCGCGCGAGATCAAGGTGGGCGGCGTGCCGCTGGATGACGCCAAGTTCATCACGCTGCGCGGCATCCCCGTCTCGCTGCGCGACATCCGCGAAGAGATCGTTTTCCGCAACTGGATCAATCCCAAGGTCATCTATGGCTTCTGGCGCGGCGAAATCGGCGGGCCGGAGTTGCAGCGCCATGCCTTCACCGGGGACAATGTCGGCTCGCTGCTCGATGTCGCGGCGGCGGATTTCGTCAATTCTTTGCGCGGCACGCAGATGCGCGGGGACCGGCTCGAGGTCGCCAGCCTCTATGCCGAGGTCGCGCCGTTCTATTTCGGCGATTTCGAGGGTGACCTGCGCCGCCATCTTGCCGAATTTGCCGAGGGGCCCACGGTGGATATGCTGGCCGGGACGCGTGAGGTCAGCGCGACGATCAGCGAGCACGACATCGCCGATCTGCACGGCGGGGCGCGGCCACCCAACTACCTCTTTGCCGCCTCCGCGCCGGGCGCGATGGATGATCCGCTGGTCGGCTGCAAGGAAGAGATCGGCTTCGCGGCCTGCGAACTGATGCAGGCGCGCGAGACCAAGCTGCGCAATATGGAGCGCCGCGGCGAGCGCACCGGGCGGGTGTTCGTCTCCAACATCAGCCTGCCGGGCGATCCGCCCAACCAGAACGCGGTCGAATAA